In Seriola aureovittata isolate HTS-2021-v1 ecotype China chromosome 24, ASM2101889v1, whole genome shotgun sequence, the following proteins share a genomic window:
- the gemin8 gene encoding gem-associated protein 8 yields the protein MEDISTVMSWFSSPVYSRYWQHYQQAMAWHQKHRRAYRKALEAAYGPGYCQEQHPSRHQRYADWHAGESNSEDGDEGSSSDSEIECDVSNMEISEELREYFAETERHREELKKQQQMEAEQQGSYVPADQDLHCVSWRSTAAPPSERPGERRGAEMKKLYGDEAAKILAMEAAMQLTFDRNCDLKQPKYWPVIPLKL from the exons ATG GAGGACATAAGCACAGTGATGTCCTGGTTTTCCAGCCCTGTGTACAGCCGTTATTGGCAGCACTACCAGCAGGCTATGGCCTGGCACCAGAAGCACAGGCGTGCCTACCGAAAGGCCCTGGAGGCTGCCTACGGCCCCGGATACTGCCAGGAGCAACATCCCAGCAGGCACCAGCGCTATGCCGACTGGCACGCCGGAGAAAGCAACAGTGAGGACGGGGACGAGGGGAGCAGCTCGGACAGCGAGATCGAATGTGACGTCAGCAACATGGAGATCAGTGAGGAGCTGCGGGAGTACTTCGccgagacagagagacacagagaggagctga agaagcagcagcagatggaggcCGAGCAGCAGGGCAGCTACGTGCCAGCCGACCAGGACCTGCACTGCGTCTCCTGGCGAAGCACCGCAGCTCCTCCGTCCGAGCGGCCCGGTGAGCGACGCGGGGCGGAGATGAAAAAGCTGTATGGAGACGAGGCGGCCAAGATCCTGGCCATGGAGGCCGCAATGCAGCTCACATTCGACAGAAACTGTGACTTGAAGCAGCCAAAGTACTGGCCCGTGATCCCACTGAAACTGTAA